One window from the genome of Leptospira broomii serovar Hurstbridge str. 5399 encodes:
- a CDS encoding TolC family protein, which produces MHLYKCAITAPTITVATLTYLFLTIIGPSNAVPSVPKLEASDILEQNSRNDTALLLKRKLSLREAEELFLKNNLSLISSKFEIEAKKAEILQAQLWDNPSIAIDQNIYNRQTGIYFDTTKNGETAIQIQQLFLMAGKRDKRIRLAKWNKEISEQIFYDTLRSLKLELRTTFFQLYFARKSLEFYGESIPAVKKTISGAENVYQNRNILLSELLRLKSLLFRLENDRSKITQIVYEKEAVLRVLLNEQNTTEYEIFPEFTEHADSEYSILSLDTKEIIKSAIENRPDLKSLELSVKAEQTNLSLQKAMVIPDLALGGSYDRAGNYINNYYGFTLSTSIPLFDRNQGNIRSSEMILNSKKIAYEEQLLKVNTEVRAALEIARDKERLLKNYRYSFTKEYKNLAGLMIENYRKKYINILEFADFFESYSESTLNMIRLQSDRIEAAESLNFSIGKTVAELGK; this is translated from the coding sequence ATGCACTTATACAAATGCGCAATTACTGCGCCCACTATTACCGTTGCGACTTTAACCTATCTTTTTTTAACGATTATAGGGCCGAGCAATGCGGTTCCATCCGTTCCGAAACTAGAAGCATCGGATATTCTCGAACAAAATTCCCGAAACGACACGGCTCTTCTTTTAAAAAGAAAATTAAGCCTTAGAGAGGCAGAAGAATTATTCCTCAAAAATAATCTTTCTCTAATTTCCTCCAAATTCGAAATCGAAGCGAAAAAAGCCGAAATTCTGCAGGCCCAACTATGGGACAACCCGAGCATCGCGATCGATCAGAACATCTACAACAGGCAAACCGGAATCTATTTCGATACCACCAAGAACGGCGAAACTGCGATTCAAATCCAGCAACTATTCCTGATGGCAGGCAAGAGAGACAAACGAATACGGTTGGCAAAATGGAATAAGGAAATCTCAGAGCAGATATTCTACGATACTTTACGCTCTCTTAAATTAGAACTTAGAACTACGTTCTTTCAATTGTATTTCGCCAGGAAATCCCTCGAATTTTATGGAGAAAGCATACCGGCCGTTAAAAAAACGATCTCAGGGGCGGAAAACGTATACCAAAATCGAAATATTCTTCTCTCGGAATTATTGAGATTAAAATCCTTGCTCTTTCGTCTGGAAAACGATAGATCCAAAATAACCCAGATAGTTTATGAGAAGGAGGCCGTTTTAAGGGTTCTGTTAAACGAACAAAATACGACAGAATACGAGATATTTCCCGAATTTACGGAACATGCTGACTCGGAATATTCGATCCTTTCCTTGGATACGAAAGAGATAATAAAGTCCGCAATCGAAAATCGACCCGATCTTAAAAGTCTCGAACTATCCGTAAAAGCCGAACAGACCAATCTTTCTTTGCAAAAGGCAATGGTTATTCCGGACTTAGCTCTAGGCGGAAGCTATGACCGGGCAGGAAATTATATTAATAACTATTACGGGTTTACGCTGTCCACTTCAATTCCCCTTTTCGATCGAAACCAAGGGAACATCAGATCCTCAGAGATGATATTGAATTCCAAGAAAATCGCCTACGAAGAACAGCTTTTAAAAGTGAACACGGAAGTCCGGGCTGCTTTGGAAATCGCGAGGGACAAGGAGCGATTATTAAAGAATTACAGATATTCTTTCACGAAAGAATATAAAAACCTAGCCGGGTTAATGATAGAAAATTATAGAAAAAAATACATTAACATATTGGAATTTGCGGATTTTTTCGAATCGTACAGTGAAAGTACTCTCAATATGATTCGGCTTCAGTCGGATCGGATCGAGGCCGCGGAATCTCTGAATTTTTCGATCGGAAAGACCGTTGCGGAATTAGGCAAATGA
- a CDS encoding efflux RND transporter periplasmic adaptor subunit, protein MTTYRSKIHSEFLKQKNRILFLSLVSFIGSFIAYHLLTEKKGKDLWRQEQNRTPKISEQGRLISFPSDYAGLTRFSYITVGVGNASFSVIAPARVVASIKTSVNSGEKIILFDSPENTQLFSEYKRNRATAIKGLKDLHRVRDMYANQAATGRDVTDAESNFAVTKAEAEESESKLRTIGLNPKELDQVKGPTLWLICDVPESQLSEVQKGEEVRIQLSSFPGKTFIGHAEAIGDAIDPVLRTVKVRVTIKNPKEKILPGMYAKVDFGDPHTSVILLPNKSILTVDEKNYVFVKERMGSFRRRQVVLGTSGETSTIVTDGLSVGETILIEGVILLKGLSFGF, encoded by the coding sequence ATGACGACCTATCGATCAAAAATACATTCTGAATTCTTAAAACAAAAAAATAGAATTCTTTTTCTCTCATTGGTCTCCTTTATCGGCTCGTTCATCGCCTATCATTTATTGACCGAAAAAAAAGGAAAGGATCTTTGGCGACAGGAACAAAATCGGACTCCCAAAATCTCGGAGCAAGGCAGGCTGATTTCCTTTCCGAGCGATTACGCGGGCTTGACTAGATTTTCGTATATTACCGTTGGAGTCGGAAACGCGTCATTTTCGGTTATCGCTCCCGCAAGAGTCGTCGCGAGCATAAAAACGTCCGTCAACTCGGGAGAAAAGATCATTCTTTTCGATTCGCCTGAAAACACTCAGCTTTTCTCGGAATACAAAAGAAACAGGGCCACTGCAATCAAAGGACTGAAAGATCTACACAGAGTGCGAGATATGTACGCCAATCAAGCCGCTACCGGTCGGGACGTGACTGATGCTGAGTCAAACTTCGCGGTCACAAAGGCCGAGGCGGAAGAATCCGAATCGAAGCTGAGAACAATCGGCTTAAATCCGAAAGAACTAGATCAGGTAAAGGGGCCCACACTTTGGCTAATATGCGACGTACCCGAATCTCAGTTAAGCGAAGTACAAAAAGGTGAAGAGGTTCGAATTCAGTTATCCTCCTTTCCGGGTAAAACTTTCATCGGGCATGCAGAGGCGATAGGCGACGCGATAGATCCCGTTTTAAGAACCGTAAAGGTAAGGGTAACGATTAAGAACCCTAAAGAAAAGATTCTCCCAGGGATGTATGCGAAAGTGGATTTCGGCGATCCACACACTTCGGTCATTTTACTTCCCAATAAGTCAATTCTTACAGTCGACGAAAAAAATTACGTTTTCGTAAAAGAACGAATGGGGTCCTTCCGCCGACGCCAAGTCGTATTAGGAACCTCCGGAGAAACTAGTACGATCGTAACCGACGGCCTTTCGGTCGGTGAAACGATTTTGATCGAGGGTGTGATTTTGCTGAAAGGATTAAGCTTCGGGTTTTAA
- a CDS encoding efflux RND transporter permease subunit encodes MIERLIDESLKNRIPTLALAIAIIGFGIWSWITLKKEAYPDVGDTQVTVIALLPGKAALEVERRITLPLERGLNSVPYVLTRRSKTIFGLSVLQYVFEEGVSDFVARQLLLERLQAIELPAEANVSIAPLTGPVGEIYRYTIEASENWTPMDLRTLQDWVIVPSLRQTPGVADILNFGGLEKQYHIITSPNRLLRYDLTLPDLLDAIRSNNRNTGGNVLTRGDQGFVVRGLGAIQTKEDIRNIVVTAVSGTPIYVENLASVEEYPRRPDGIFNYTLRDPLTGELRTRESGIQGIIAMRRGENPSEVIERVYEKIRYINSNLLPEGVRLIPTYDRTELVDYTVKTVRSTLFEGVSIVMLVLIFFLGNVRSALVVASMIPISLLFAFIMMKLTGIPANLLSLGAIDFGIIVDGAVVMVENIYRRYSFAKRTSQAGIQFTEFLSITRSSTIEVGREIFFSIAIIIFAYLPIFTFQRVEGKLFSPMAFTLSFAIIGSLLFTLTLIPVLMCISYKVKMQSAYPGKMEWSNPILDRIKSFYHSLLSRLLNSSEKVVIYSLSIVLIVITFGYYKLGTEFLPDLDEGSINIRCFFPVGINLKSSEQYLPVIRESIMKQEQVLSVLNQLGRNDEGTDPYGPNRLEILVGLKNYDTWREKITKKELLQRLKAGLQEDLPGVQFVFSQPILDNVTEAVTGSVSDLAILLNGEDLDQLRNLAKKILDIVREIPGATESGLEQESDQAQLTVTIDRKRSARFGINVSNILDTLEAAIGGTEVGTLYEGSKRFDIMVRYSTDYRSSLESVKNLLVTSQSGGRIPLSELASIELKDGPTIIQRQDGKRQISIRTNIRGRDQGRFVEEARSKVEKLISLPEGIDIRWGGQFENLTRAASRLRIVIPATLIGIFCILLIIFRNPRYALLAMSGVPISIAGGILALLVRGINFSVSAGVGFVSLFGIATMTCVLFVSRMIRLQQENQTETLRSSVLAAADLQFTPRIMTILLALLGLLPAAVASGIGSDVQRPLATVVVGGLTAELFSLVFIPSLFYLINRKQALD; translated from the coding sequence ATGATTGAACGACTCATCGACGAATCCTTAAAAAATAGAATACCTACTCTGGCCCTGGCCATCGCGATCATCGGCTTCGGAATTTGGTCCTGGATTACGCTTAAGAAAGAAGCTTATCCTGATGTTGGAGATACTCAAGTTACCGTGATCGCTCTTCTTCCTGGAAAGGCTGCTTTAGAAGTCGAACGAAGAATCACGTTGCCTTTAGAACGAGGATTGAATTCGGTTCCTTATGTTCTAACTCGTCGATCCAAAACGATTTTCGGGCTTAGCGTTCTTCAATACGTATTCGAAGAAGGAGTCAGCGATTTTGTTGCAAGGCAGCTCCTGTTGGAGAGACTGCAAGCAATCGAACTTCCTGCGGAAGCGAACGTTTCTATCGCTCCTCTTACGGGGCCGGTCGGTGAGATCTATCGATATACGATAGAGGCGTCGGAGAATTGGACGCCGATGGATTTGAGAACTCTGCAGGATTGGGTGATCGTACCTTCCTTACGCCAAACGCCCGGAGTGGCGGACATTCTGAATTTTGGAGGTTTGGAAAAACAATATCACATCATCACTTCTCCGAATCGATTATTGCGTTATGATTTGACTCTACCGGATTTACTTGATGCGATTCGCTCCAATAATAGGAATACGGGAGGAAACGTACTTACCAGAGGCGATCAAGGCTTTGTTGTTCGAGGCCTGGGTGCGATTCAAACAAAAGAAGATATTCGGAATATAGTTGTAACCGCCGTATCAGGAACACCGATCTACGTCGAAAATCTGGCTTCGGTGGAGGAATATCCTAGACGACCGGATGGAATTTTCAATTATACTCTTCGCGATCCCTTAACCGGTGAGCTAAGAACAAGAGAATCCGGAATCCAAGGAATCATCGCCATGCGCCGGGGCGAAAATCCATCCGAGGTAATCGAAAGGGTTTACGAAAAAATCCGATACATCAACTCCAATCTGCTTCCGGAAGGCGTGAGATTGATCCCGACTTATGATAGGACCGAATTAGTGGACTATACGGTGAAAACCGTACGAAGCACGTTATTCGAAGGAGTAAGCATCGTGATGCTAGTCCTGATATTCTTTCTCGGAAACGTCCGGTCGGCTCTCGTGGTCGCAAGCATGATACCGATCTCGTTACTCTTCGCTTTTATCATGATGAAACTAACCGGGATCCCCGCTAATCTACTCTCTCTCGGAGCGATCGATTTCGGCATAATCGTCGACGGTGCGGTAGTGATGGTGGAGAATATATATAGAAGGTATTCGTTTGCTAAACGAACATCCCAAGCCGGAATCCAGTTTACGGAATTTTTAAGTATTACTCGTTCGTCCACAATCGAAGTCGGAAGGGAAATTTTCTTTTCAATCGCGATCATCATTTTCGCTTACCTCCCCATTTTTACTTTCCAAAGAGTGGAAGGGAAACTATTCTCCCCGATGGCCTTTACCTTGTCCTTCGCAATCATCGGAAGTCTATTGTTTACTCTTACATTAATTCCGGTACTGATGTGTATATCGTATAAAGTCAAAATGCAGTCGGCGTATCCGGGCAAAATGGAATGGAGTAATCCGATATTAGACCGGATCAAATCATTTTATCACTCTTTGCTTTCGCGGCTATTAAATTCCTCCGAAAAAGTAGTAATTTATTCCCTATCGATCGTTCTAATCGTAATTACATTCGGATATTATAAATTAGGAACGGAATTTTTACCGGATCTTGACGAGGGATCGATTAATATTCGCTGTTTCTTTCCGGTAGGAATAAATCTGAAAAGTTCGGAGCAATATCTTCCTGTTATTCGAGAATCAATCATGAAACAAGAACAAGTATTGTCCGTCTTAAATCAGCTCGGACGAAACGACGAAGGAACCGATCCGTACGGACCGAATCGTCTCGAGATTCTAGTCGGTTTAAAAAATTACGATACATGGCGGGAAAAGATAACGAAGAAGGAACTCCTTCAAAGATTGAAGGCCGGTTTGCAAGAAGATTTACCCGGAGTTCAATTCGTATTCTCTCAACCGATCCTGGATAACGTAACGGAAGCCGTGACGGGTAGCGTATCCGATTTGGCGATACTTCTAAACGGAGAAGACTTGGACCAACTCAGAAATCTTGCAAAAAAAATATTGGATATCGTTCGAGAAATCCCCGGAGCGACCGAATCCGGACTCGAACAGGAGTCCGACCAGGCACAATTGACGGTTACTATCGACAGAAAAAGGTCGGCTCGCTTCGGGATTAACGTATCGAACATACTTGATACGTTAGAAGCTGCGATCGGAGGAACCGAAGTCGGTACATTATACGAAGGCTCGAAGCGATTCGACATCATGGTCCGATACTCCACGGATTATCGCTCCTCCCTGGAATCGGTTAAAAATCTTTTAGTAACATCTCAGTCAGGAGGGAGGATACCGTTAAGCGAATTAGCTTCCATAGAGCTCAAAGACGGACCGACTATTATACAAAGGCAGGACGGGAAACGGCAGATTTCTATTCGCACTAATATTCGCGGGAGAGATCAGGGAAGATTCGTCGAAGAGGCCAGGAGCAAGGTGGAGAAATTAATTTCGCTCCCGGAAGGAATCGACATCCGATGGGGCGGACAATTCGAAAATTTAACCAGAGCCGCCTCCAGATTAAGAATCGTAATTCCTGCCACGCTCATAGGGATTTTCTGTATCTTGCTAATAATATTCCGAAATCCACGTTATGCGTTATTAGCAATGTCCGGTGTTCCCATTTCTATTGCAGGCGGAATCTTAGCATTATTAGTGCGGGGAATCAATTTCTCCGTCTCGGCAGGAGTGGGCTTTGTTTCACTTTTCGGTATCGCCACTATGACTTGCGTTCTATTCGTATCCCGCATGATTCGCCTGCAACAGGAAAATCAAACGGAGACTCTCAGATCGTCCGTGTTAGCCGCAGCCGACCTACAATTTACGCCTAGAATAATGACGATTCTTTTAGCTTTATTAGGGTTATTGCCGGCCGCAGTCGCATCAGGAATAGGATCGGATGTGCAAAGGCCCTTGGCAACGGTCGTAGTCGGAGGCTTAACGGCGGAATTATTTTCGCTCGTCTTTATTCCCTCTCTCTTCTATCTTATCAATCGGAAACAGGCCCTGGATTAA
- a CDS encoding ATP-binding protein encodes MNPVIQTLSSGAIITDWSGRILEFSPTFLSMLGRDPNVDLPESYFDWIHSVDKEHEEQFLKKAQDGEIKHYEILKRLRREDGSYEVFQSISSVLDSANSKGGKLFTLFLPIDGAPQSPAWRESGDLIRGEELLGAEMEFYRKALEIFDWKQSLKDRYSSSSRMDLAIKQINITLMQGTGIGSLMSVLSMIITKAKRKEVEGIVEIRENLFDLLKDSVDSTGKFTRFLSSAQALFEENLKVEETAAVGDLIDCLRELIDEIEPSVQFRGQKLLISDNLHILSNKLRLKKVWFRKIIREVLINALKYSPEKSNIMVLVLKIGNEIQLKVINDPPFSGYLQEFHEDLVFEPFYRGVEFMDERYDQEEFGMGLGLSVVKKLVELHGGKVHLQTINLNLHENKKEGICLTIRLPVIS; translated from the coding sequence CTGAATCCTGTCATTCAAACATTATCGTCCGGCGCGATTATAACCGATTGGTCCGGAAGAATTTTGGAATTTAGCCCGACGTTTTTATCGATGTTAGGTAGGGACCCGAATGTCGATCTACCCGAGAGCTATTTTGATTGGATCCATTCGGTCGATAAGGAACATGAAGAGCAGTTTCTGAAAAAAGCGCAAGACGGCGAAATTAAACACTATGAAATTCTAAAACGTTTACGGAGGGAAGACGGCTCTTACGAGGTATTTCAATCGATTAGCTCGGTTTTAGATTCGGCGAATTCTAAAGGAGGGAAATTATTCACTCTTTTCCTGCCTATCGATGGAGCTCCTCAATCCCCGGCTTGGAGAGAATCAGGCGATCTTATTAGGGGAGAGGAATTGTTAGGCGCCGAAATGGAATTTTACCGAAAAGCTTTGGAAATATTCGACTGGAAGCAATCATTAAAGGATCGTTATTCGTCCTCGTCGCGGATGGACTTAGCCATAAAGCAGATCAACATTACGCTTATGCAAGGAACCGGTATCGGGAGTTTGATGAGCGTCTTATCTATGATCATCACAAAAGCGAAGCGCAAGGAAGTCGAAGGAATCGTCGAAATCAGGGAAAATCTTTTCGATTTACTTAAAGATTCGGTGGATAGCACAGGAAAATTTACTCGATTCTTATCTTCGGCGCAGGCCCTCTTTGAGGAAAACCTGAAAGTCGAAGAAACAGCAGCAGTCGGAGATCTAATAGATTGCTTACGGGAATTAATCGACGAGATTGAACCTTCCGTTCAATTCCGGGGCCAGAAGCTCCTTATATCTGATAACTTGCATATTTTATCCAACAAACTTAGGTTAAAGAAGGTTTGGTTTCGGAAAATCATTCGCGAAGTTCTCATTAACGCCCTTAAATATTCTCCCGAAAAATCGAATATCATGGTTTTGGTTTTGAAGATCGGAAATGAAATTCAATTGAAAGTGATTAACGATCCGCCTTTTTCCGGCTACCTTCAAGAGTTTCATGAGGATCTCGTTTTCGAGCCGTTCTATAGGGGGGTCGAGTTTATGGACGAGCGTTACGATCAGGAGGAATTCGGAATGGGATTGGGTTTGTCTGTCGTAAAAAAACTGGTCGAGCTTCATGGTGGAAAAGTTCATTTGCAGACCATTAACTTGAATCTGCACGAGAATAAAAAAGAAGGAATTTGTCTGACAATTCGCCTGCCTGTAATCAGTTAG
- a CDS encoding chemotaxis protein CheD: MNHILLLDRMSEASADASPRFGFRAMEILINEFVKRGNHRRNLSAKIIGGGRMTTMSPELSVGTKNIYFARSFLEGEEIPVIAKEVGGQFYRNSRFFFRYSRSFCPP, translated from the coding sequence ATGAACCATATACTCTTACTAGATCGTATGTCGGAAGCGAGTGCGGATGCTTCGCCAAGATTCGGTTTCCGTGCAATGGAGATACTGATTAACGAGTTCGTAAAAAGAGGGAACCATAGAAGAAATCTTAGCGCTAAAATAATTGGCGGCGGCCGGATGACGACTATGTCCCCTGAACTTTCTGTCGGAACGAAAAATATTTACTTTGCTCGAAGTTTTTTAGAGGGTGAAGAGATACCTGTAATTGCCAAAGAAGTCGGCGGCCAATTCTATCGGAACTCGCGCTTTTTTTTCCGATACAGCCGAAGTTTTTGTCCGCCGTGA
- a CDS encoding acyltransferase family protein — protein sequence MNDSSVRKRLLSIDALRGFTVAGMILVNNPGSWSAIYWPLKHAKWFGCTPTDLVFPFFLFSVGVSIPFSSIGNGGTFFKILKRASILILIGLFLHWFGEWSIDQLRIPGVLQRIGLVYFISAIAYRSSNFHARILICLSILFGYWILLEFVPPPGSDSVSLSPGKDWGAWLDRIVFGENHLWKSSKTWDPEGLLSSLSAVATTFLGFFFGEVLKKDSDTKKNIQKTAFNFILAAIVIMVAGWIWHQFFPMNKSLWTSSFVLWTGGLAALLLALFLLLESISIKSKDLLLAPWIPFGRNAILVFFASGIWARTLNLIHVRNAGESISLKTFLFQNGFAVWAPTSEFASLAYALSNVVLWFGILYMLDKKKLYWKI from the coding sequence ATAAACGACTCTTCTGTCAGAAAGAGGCTTTTATCTATCGATGCATTGCGAGGATTTACCGTTGCCGGTATGATTCTTGTGAATAATCCGGGGTCCTGGTCGGCCATTTATTGGCCGTTGAAACATGCAAAGTGGTTCGGATGCACTCCGACCGATTTAGTTTTTCCTTTTTTTCTCTTTTCTGTCGGCGTTTCGATTCCGTTTTCCTCGATCGGGAACGGCGGGACTTTCTTTAAAATCCTGAAACGTGCTTCAATTCTAATCTTAATCGGATTATTTTTGCATTGGTTCGGAGAGTGGAGTATCGACCAACTCAGAATTCCGGGAGTACTTCAGCGAATCGGGCTGGTCTATTTCATCTCTGCGATCGCCTATCGCTCCTCGAATTTCCATGCCCGTATACTGATTTGTCTATCGATTCTTTTTGGATATTGGATCTTACTGGAATTCGTTCCGCCCCCAGGCTCGGATTCCGTGAGTTTGTCTCCCGGGAAGGATTGGGGGGCTTGGTTGGATCGAATCGTTTTCGGAGAAAATCATCTTTGGAAATCCTCTAAAACCTGGGATCCTGAAGGTTTGCTTAGCTCTCTTAGCGCAGTTGCCACGACGTTCTTAGGATTTTTTTTCGGGGAGGTTTTGAAAAAGGATTCGGATACAAAGAAGAATATTCAAAAAACTGCATTTAACTTCATCCTTGCTGCGATAGTAATTATGGTAGCCGGATGGATTTGGCACCAATTCTTTCCGATGAATAAAAGTCTTTGGACTTCCAGCTTTGTATTATGGACGGGCGGGTTAGCCGCTCTCCTGCTTGCGCTATTTCTTTTGCTCGAATCCATTTCCATAAAAAGCAAGGATTTACTATTAGCACCTTGGATTCCTTTCGGTAGGAATGCGATCCTCGTTTTTTTTGCGTCCGGAATTTGGGCAAGAACTTTGAACTTAATCCATGTCCGGAACGCCGGAGAATCAATAAGCCTCAAGACGTTTCTGTTTCAAAATGGGTTTGCGGTTTGGGCCCCCACGTCGGAATTCGCATCTTTGGCGTATGCGTTGAGTAATGTGGTTCTTTGGTTCGGAATTTTATATATGTTAGATAAAAAGAAACTGTACTGGAAAATCTAA
- a CDS encoding DUF2804 domain-containing protein, protein MNKIIGPDNQVRYGVWETPIEFNHNDFRLLDFFGKEITGLRKRFAFHTFNYLGLLMEDSIVGIAAVSLGYAYNVFAYLYRFDEGKVYEFNTKGPDLGLALKFPVNPDEYQIQFRKGKSFLEIRKSHSEGILSLEADFEGKLKISGEFPYSLNTHNPLRVLNPSEPTRWTFTEKCSPLSPTRLSVRYLAKELVRDPNKSTLVYDWSGGYVRRETNWYWAAFSSVLPNKTKIGANFAALVNESFFSENAFWINAKQQRVDRCIFDFSQEDPYKPWRLWDEAGRLRLEFKPAGERREKMNLIFTKLYFRQFVGKFSGTFRPDQGKEISFKNVWGFTEFHRSLW, encoded by the coding sequence ATGAACAAAATCATCGGACCCGATAATCAAGTTAGGTACGGCGTTTGGGAAACTCCCATCGAATTTAATCATAACGATTTCCGTCTTCTGGATTTTTTCGGGAAGGAGATTACGGGATTAAGAAAGCGATTTGCATTCCATACATTCAATTATCTCGGCCTCCTTATGGAAGATTCGATAGTCGGAATTGCTGCAGTCAGTCTCGGCTATGCCTATAATGTGTTCGCTTATCTATATCGCTTTGACGAAGGGAAAGTATACGAATTCAATACTAAGGGGCCGGATCTTGGTTTAGCGTTAAAATTCCCCGTAAATCCGGACGAGTATCAGATTCAATTTAGAAAAGGGAAATCATTCTTAGAGATTCGTAAATCCCACTCCGAAGGGATTTTATCCTTAGAGGCAGATTTCGAAGGAAAGTTGAAAATTTCCGGAGAATTTCCTTATTCTCTTAACACTCATAATCCTTTGAGAGTTTTGAACCCTTCCGAACCGACTCGCTGGACGTTCACTGAAAAATGTTCTCCGTTATCGCCGACCCGTCTCTCCGTTCGCTATTTAGCGAAAGAACTGGTAAGAGATCCTAATAAATCGACTTTAGTATATGATTGGTCGGGCGGATATGTAAGAAGGGAAACGAATTGGTATTGGGCCGCGTTTTCCTCCGTCCTACCGAATAAAACTAAGATCGGAGCGAATTTCGCCGCGTTGGTAAACGAAAGCTTCTTTTCCGAAAATGCTTTCTGGATCAATGCAAAGCAGCAAAGAGTTGATCGCTGTATTTTCGATTTTTCTCAAGAAGATCCTTATAAACCTTGGCGCTTATGGGACGAAGCCGGTAGATTAAGATTGGAATTCAAGCCGGCAGGGGAACGTAGGGAAAAGATGAATCTTATTTTTACAAAATTGTATTTTAGACAATTTGTGGGAAAATTCTCCGGAACATTCCGACCGGATCAGGGAAAGGAAATTTCTTTCAAGAATGTTTGGGGTTTTACCGAGTTTCATCGTTCTCTCTGGTGA
- a CDS encoding LIC_13029 family protein — MGEVQSKHLSSSDLLEPSDLKTLKDKKTSREISLLLYRVIFRSEEARTGAIKIVKEPFIRTHSNHPEQFPLLDRTKFVRDMISYFKASTVLPPEKLESFFIGIHAAFQSEIRYLLGKTTQFTFDIMFQVIESILQEMNHPEDQRTVDVKDREIILKHFRAYNDLSKVFNKMGTSKAVIDKKDEIITDISIAHKDITIISIENMFRNILAQILLSRKYNCGTLIDKWSNEYGFGPEQAHSMRTYISEAATLTDFRTQYANALRAIKPENEMDLMFLRTLSNYYSSWVTQVSEQIPA, encoded by the coding sequence ATGGGAGAAGTCCAGAGCAAGCACCTTAGTAGCAGCGATCTGCTCGAGCCTTCAGATCTCAAAACCTTAAAAGACAAGAAGACTTCGCGGGAAATTTCCCTCCTGCTATATCGGGTAATCTTTCGTTCGGAAGAGGCAAGAACCGGTGCGATTAAAATCGTTAAAGAACCGTTTATCCGCACTCATTCCAACCATCCGGAACAATTCCCCCTACTCGATCGAACCAAGTTCGTAAGAGATATGATCTCCTACTTTAAAGCCTCTACCGTTCTCCCTCCTGAAAAACTAGAGTCTTTTTTTATCGGAATTCACGCCGCCTTTCAAAGCGAGATCCGTTATTTACTGGGTAAAACTACCCAATTTACTTTCGACATCATGTTTCAGGTAATCGAGTCGATTCTTCAAGAGATGAATCACCCCGAAGACCAAAGGACGGTGGATGTAAAGGATCGTGAGATCATTCTAAAACATTTCAGAGCTTATAATGATCTTTCCAAAGTTTTTAACAAAATGGGAACTTCCAAAGCCGTAATCGATAAAAAGGACGAGATCATAACGGACATTTCGATCGCGCACAAGGATATTACGATCATTTCCATCGAAAACATGTTTCGAAACATATTGGCTCAAATACTGCTCTCAAGAAAATACAATTGCGGAACTCTGATCGATAAGTGGTCGAATGAATATGGATTCGGACCGGAGCAGGCGCATTCGATGCGGACGTATATTTCCGAAGCTGCAACTCTTACGGATTTTCGAACCCAGTATGCAAATGCGTTGAGAGCCATCAAACCGGAAAACGAGATGGACCTGATGTTTTTACGGACGCTCTCCAATTATTATTCTTCATGGGTCACTCAAGTTTCCGAACAAATCCCCGCCTGA
- a CDS encoding DUF1801 domain-containing protein, giving the protein MKPKKSNTDSKKKIEFGTAAVAEVFYNYPERMRAKLLFLRQLIFDTASKMESVGPLEETLKWGEPSYLTTQTKSGSTIRIHHRESQGDEYGIYFNCQTTLVEQFKRKYRKKFHFEGNRSIIFKYDESIPVAELQDCISLALTYHSSKSNG; this is encoded by the coding sequence ATGAAACCGAAGAAAAGTAATACGGATTCCAAAAAGAAGATAGAGTTCGGAACTGCCGCGGTAGCCGAAGTTTTCTATAATTATCCGGAAAGAATGCGGGCTAAACTTCTTTTCTTGAGGCAATTGATTTTCGACACGGCTTCGAAGATGGAAAGCGTCGGTCCTTTGGAAGAAACCTTAAAATGGGGTGAACCCAGTTATCTGACAACGCAAACAAAAAGCGGAAGTACGATTCGAATTCATCACAGGGAATCTCAAGGAGATGAATATGGAATTTACTTTAATTGTCAGACGACCCTCGTCGAACAATTCAAAAGGAAGTACAGAAAGAAGTTCCACTTCGAAGGGAATCGAAGTATCATTTTTAAATACGACGAATCGATCCCTGTTGCCGAATTGCAGGATTGTATCTCTCTAGCTTTAACATATCACAGCAGTAAATCGAACGGCTAA